Genomic DNA from Clavibacter michiganensis:
GCCGCCAGCTCCTCGAGCTCCGTCACGCGCTGCCGGGTCGCCACCGCGTCCGCGACCGCGGCGCGCGCCGCATCGACCCCGCCCGCCGCATCCGCCGCGGCGTCCCGGGCCTCGACCAGCGGGACCCGCCCGGCCGGCCGCTCCGCGAGCGCCGCCTCCGCCTCGGCGGCCGCGGCCTCGCGCTCCGCTACCGCGTCCTCGGCGGCCCGCACGTCGGCGCGACGGCGGGGCAGCCCGCGCTCGCGCGCCTCCGCGTCGGCCAGGGTGGTCAGCTCGGCGACGAGCGCGTCGCGCCGCTCGGCCAGCGCCGATGCGGTGGCATCTACCAGCGCGGGCCGCTCCTCCCTGCATGCCGCGCGGGCCGCGTCGTCGGCGTCCTCGGCGGCGGCCCGCGCCGCGTCCGCCCGGTCGCGCCCGACCAGCTGACCCCCGACCGCGGCCGCCCGCCGGGCCACCTCCGCGCGCCGCGCGAGCCCGGCGACCTCCTCGGCCTCGGCGCGCACGGCCGCCTCGCGCGCGATCAGCGCGCGTCGTCGATCGAGCCCCCGCGACACCCGCTCCGCGTCCGCCAGCGCGTCGGCCGCGTCGATCCGCGCCCGCTCGTCCTCGGCGCGCGCCTGCTCGGCCGCGTCGGCGAGCTCGACCAGCAGCCGCACGGTGTCCGCGGCGTCGGCGACCTCGAGCGCATCCACCCGCGTCGCCTCGCGCAGCCCGGTGAGCGCCTCGGCGACCCTGGCGTCGGCGGCGTCGGTGCGCGCCTTCGCGGCCGTGCGCATCTCGGCGAGCTGCCTCGCCGTGGCGTCGTAGACGGCCGTGCCGAACAGCGACTGCAGCACGAGCCGCCGCTGCTCGCCCGTCGAGCGCAGGAACTCGGCGAACTCGCCCTGCGGCAGCACGACCGTCTGCACGAACTGCGCGCGCGTGAGCCCGACGATGCGCGCGATCTCCGTGCCCACCTCCTGCGTGCTGGTGCCGATCACCTCGCCCGCGTCGGCGTCCGGCGACGACAGCCGCACGAGGGTCGCGGTCGCGTTCTGGTTCGTGGTGCCCGTGCCGCTCCTCTTCGGGCGCTGGTGCTGAGGGCTCCGGCGCACGCGGTGGATCCCCGCGGCCGTCTCGAACACGAGCTCCACGTACGGCTCCACGCCGGGCGCCGCGTGGTGGCTGTGCAGCCGGTCGCGGCTCGACCCGTCGCTCGCGAGTGACCCGTAGAGCGCGAAGACGACGGCGTCGATGAGCGTCGACTTGCCGGATCCGGTGGGCCCCTCGAGCAGGAACAGCCCCGACCGGCCGAGCTCGGCGAAGTCGATGACGTGCTCGCCCGCGAACGGACCGATGGCACGCAGGGTGAGGCGGTGCAGGTCCATCAGGCGCTCCGGTCCGCGGCCAGGGCCTGCTCGTACGCCTGCCGCAGCACGAGCGCCTCGGCCTCGGTGGGCGGCGCCCCGGTCGCGTACGCGACGAAGTCGGCGGCGACCTCGAGCGGATCCGTCGTGGCGTCGACCACGCGCGACCGCACGCCCTCGACGCGCCCCGCCGGCTCGTGCAGCACGACGAGCGCGTGCGGCAGCGCCTCCCGCACGCGCGCGACGAGGTGCGGCGGGTGCACGGGATCGGTGACGCGCACGCGCAGCCACGCATCCGCGAGGGCGGCGTGCCGGCCGTCCGTGATCTCCGCGAGCGTCCCCGCGACCTCCGCCAGGCGCCGCGGCACGGGCGCGGGGATCAGCTCGACCGTCGTGGATCCGTCGGCCGCCAGCTCCACGAGCGCGCTCGACTTCCGCTGCATCCGCTCCCCGAACGAGTAGGCGAGCGGCGAGCCGCTGTATCGGATGACCGGCCGCGAGGATCCTGCCGCCCGCACCTCCTGCGCCCCGTGCAGGTGCCCGAGCGCGACGTAGTCCGCACCCCGGAACACCGACGCCGGCACCTGGTCGAACCCACCCACGCGGATGTCCCGCTCGCTCTCGCTCGGCGCCGCTCCCGTGACGAACGCGTGCGCCACGACGACCACGCGCGCCTCCGGTCGTCCGGCGGCGTCGGCGCGCACCCGGTCCATCGCGGCGCCCAGCACGGCCTCGTGCGAGCGCGGCAGGGGAGGGGCGCCGGCGGCGGCGAGCGATGCGCGCACGGCGTCCGGATCCAGGTACGGCACCCCGTAGAACGCGACCGGGCCGTCGGCGTCCTCGAGCACCACGGGCACGTCGAGCGACTCGACCGACGCGAGGATCCGCAGCCCGTCCCGCAGCAGCGCCGACGCGAACCCGAGCCGCGCGGCCGAGTCGTGGTTGCCCGGCGTGACGATGACGGTCGCCAGCGCGCTCAGCCGCGCGAGCGCGTCCCCGAGCAGCCGCACGCTGGGCACGCCCGGCACCGCGCGGTCGTAGACGTCGCCCGCGACGAGCACGACGTCGACCTCCCGCTCGAGCACGACGTCGACGAGGTGGTCGAGGAACGCGGCGTGATGCGCGTGCAGGTCCTCGCCGTGGAGGGTGCGCCCGAGGTGCCAGTCGCTCGTGTGGAGGATGCGCACGCGGGTCCTTCCGTGGGGCTGCCGGCGGTGCCCGTCACGCTACCGGAGGGCGCCGACAGGGCCGGGCCGGCCGGCGCCAGCGGTCGCGCGGATCCGGCGTGCTAGCTGTCGCCCGCGTCCTTCTTCCCGTGCGCCGCGACCGACACGTCCTCCCACTTCCGCCATGTCTCGAGCCGCGACGCGTAGTCCTTCTCCGCGATGGCGAGCGGGCCGTCGCCGAGGAAGATGCGCAGCGGCGGCTCCTCCGCGTCGACGATCGCGAGGATCGCGTCGCGCGTCGCCGTCGGGTCGCCCGGCGTCGTCGTCTTGTAGCCCTCGGCCCGGCGCTCGCGCATGCCGTCGTAGGCCGGGATCGGCTCGCTGCGCTTGGCGGAGGATCCCGACCAGTCGGTGCTGTAGCCGGCGGGCTCGACGAGCGTCACGTGGATCCCGAACTCCGCCACCTCAAGCGCCAGCGACTGGCTGAGGCCCTCGAGCGCCCACTTCGACGCGTGGTAGATGCCCGTGTTGGTGAACGCGCTGATCCCGCCGATGCTCGAGACCTGCACGATGTGCCCGGATCCCTGCGCGCGCATGATCGCGACGGCGGCCTGCGTGATCCACAGCGCGCCGAACACGTTGGCCTCGAACTGGCCGCGCGCCTCGTCCTCGGTGATCTCCTCGATCGCGCCGAACTGGCCGAAGCCCGCGTTGTTGACGACGACGTCGAGCGAGCCGAAGCGCTCCGCCGCCCGCTGCACGGCGGCGATGCCGGCATCGCGGTCGGTGACGTCGAGACGGATGGGGAGCACGGCGTCGCCGTGCCGCTCGACCAGCGCGTCGAGGGTGGAGGTGTCGCGGGCCGTCGCGGCGACGCAGTCGCCGCGCTCGAGCGCCGCCTCCGCCCACTCGCGGCCGAAGCCCTTGGATGCTCCGGTGATGAACCAGGTCGTCATGGGGATGTCCTCTCGTCGGTACCCCTCCATCCCCCTCCGCGCACGCTGGGAGTGGGCTGACAGCGCGGAGCGCGTCGGTCCGCCCGGCCGCGTCCGCGCGCACCCGCTCCAGCGCGGCGCCCAGAACGGCCTCGTGCGAGCGCGGCGGGGGAGGGGCGTCGGGGGCGTCGCGCGCACGGCGTCCGGATCCAGGTACGGCACCCCGTAGAACGCGACCGGCCCGTGGGCGTCGTCGACGACCACGGGCTCGTCGAGCATCTCGACCGACGCGAGGATGTGCAGCACGTCGCGCAATAGCGCTGACGCGAATCGGAGCCGCGCGGCCGAGTCGTGGTTGCCGGGCGTGCCGATGACGGTCGCGAGCGCGCTCAGCCGAGCGAGCGCGTCGCCGAGGAGCCGCACGCTGGGCACGCCGGGCATCGCCTGGGGCTAGGCATCCAGCCCGCTATCGCCGTCCGGTTCATGCGCCGTCGGGTGAGAAGACGATCCTCGGAGGCATCCTGCGAAGCCCACTGGTGGCACTACTCTGGCGTCCCTCGTGCGTTCATCCGCTGCCTGATCGCGGCCACCACGGCATCGGGGTCGGCGCACTGAACCACGTACTCGTGGCCGGCGCGCGTGATGATGACCGCTGCTGGCATGTTGCCGATGATGAGCCCCGTTCCCCCTGGGCGCCAACGAAGCCCGAAACCCCCGAACCGCACCCAGCTCGATCCCTCTACCTTGGCCGTCTCCACATCTGCGAACGCGATGGAACGGTGCCAGATCGGGTAGAAGCGCAAGTCGATCTGGTCGGCGACGTTCACCCGGACCGACGCCGTGATGAGCAGCAGCCCGACTACCAAGACGAGGACGCCGGGCGCCATCGTCAGGACAGCCCGCCCCGAGCCGATCTGGCCTGCGAGAAACAGCGTCAACGCGACGAAGCCTCCGAAGCTCGCTACCAGTAGGCCCCCTATCACCCTCATCCACATCGGTGTTCTCGTGACGTCCGTCATGCGCATATCTCCTGTTCTCGAGTCGTACTGGCGGTTGAATCTCGACGCAGTTCAGGCGACCAGCCAATCGGAACGACGAGCAGCAGCAGGGCAGCCCACATCACTATCGCAAAGCTTGAGACGCCCAGGATCACCCAGATCCCGAGGTGGAAGGCCAGGGCGACAGGCAGTAGTACCCGGACACGGAAGAGGGTGGGAAGGAAGACGCAGATGGCCAATGACATCTCAAGGACGAGTGTCCCCCACGTGAGCGCGGCTACTAGAGGCGCTTGCGCGGTGATCCAGTCCACGGCCGGTCGGAGCGGAGACGGTGCTCCGAAGACGCTGTTGCGCACCCAATAGAACAGAGCCGTTCCATTGGCCCACTCTTCGCTGCCGAACTTGCCTAGACACGCGATGAAGTAGACGACTGCGATCTGGAGCTTGATGAGCCAGAGGGCTGAATTCGCGATGATGACCCTCCCGCCCAACAGGCCGGTGGATCGATCGGTCGTCCAAGGATTCGCCCTCCAGTCGGTCACGCTGACGGGGATGAGGAGCAAGCCCAGGATGCCAGCGAGTTGATCCCCTCCGTCCGGCGAGGCGCTCGTGAGAGGCAGTGCGATCAACGCGAGAGCCAGCGGCACAGCGGTAGCACTCGGAAACCAACCGATCGCGAACAGGAAGCAGAGAAGCCCGGCGGTGAGTTGGCCGATGGGGATCAGATCGCTTGGCAGCCAACACGGCCAGGCGAGCCACGCAAGCCCGTCTGCGCAGCGCGCTGCGAGTTCTCCGTCGCGCGGCGTGAAGAGTACATTCGCCGGTGTCATGAGATACGTCGATCCGGCACTCAGGGCGAGCAAGGCTCTAGCGATGGTCACCGTGCGCGTCCATGGCACCGGGAGCTCCAAGATGCCGCCCCATTTGATGAAGGTCAAGATCCTGGTCAGCATGTCACGTCCACGTGTAGTGCTTCCCTCTCCTCCGGCGCCGCGTTGAGGTTTCGCCATTCCCATGGGACCGGTTGCGAAGCCACAAGGAGCGTCGAGCCACACAGGGTTGGGCGATTGAGTCCATTTCGGACCTGGATTGCCGTGGTCTCCTCGACTGCCCGGCACTCGTCGGCGTTCGCGCACTTCGTCCATCGCTGCTCGTCGACTCCTTGAAGGAATCCGGCGATCTCGGCACCTTGTGAGCGCCCAGCTCGGTCGAGCCCGAAGGCCCACCGTGCTGATGCGCCCACCGGAAGGGACTCTCGCACGAGAGTGTCGTCGTCGAGGACCTTGTAAGGGACGATGAACTCGCTATGCACGTCTTTCGTGAAGAAAGCCCACCCTTGCGGAGCTAGCTGCTTGGATAGGTGGGCGAATTCATTTCTCGCGGGGAGTATGAGCGCGGGTGTGAATCCCACTGCGCCCTCGAAGACGTAGAAGGCAAGAAGAAAGCATGTCGCGGCCCCCGCTAGCGCGCCGACCCGAGAGGCGTGCGCTCGTTTGCCGTTGTTCCAGGAGATGCCCGGCAATCAATTACCGAACTCGTCAATGATCCCGGCGACTACTCCTGGGGAGAACCGCTCGCCGCTCTTCTCCTTACTCAGTGAGTCTTTGGTG
This window encodes:
- a CDS encoding exonuclease SbcCD subunit D, with the protein product MRILHTSDWHLGRTLHGEDLHAHHAAFLDHLVDVVLEREVDVVLVAGDVYDRAVPGVPSVRLLGDALARLSALATVIVTPGNHDSAARLGFASALLRDGLRILASVESLDVPVVLEDADGPVAFYGVPYLDPDAVRASLAAAGAPPLPRSHEAVLGAAMDRVRADAAGRPEARVVVVAHAFVTGAAPSESERDIRVGGFDQVPASVFRGADYVALGHLHGAQEVRAAGSSRPVIRYSGSPLAYSFGERMQRKSSALVELAADGSTTVELIPAPVPRRLAEVAGTLAEITDGRHAALADAWLRVRVTDPVHPPHLVARVREALPHALVVLHEPAGRVEGVRSRVVDATTDPLEVAADFVAYATGAPPTEAEALVLRQAYEQALAADRSA
- a CDS encoding SDR family NAD(P)-dependent oxidoreductase, with product MPGVPSVRLLGDALARLSALATVIGTPGNHDSAARLRFASALLRDVLHILASVEMLDEPVVVDDAHGPVAFYGVPYLDPDAVRATPPTPLPRRARTRPFWAPRWSGCARTRPGGPTRSALSAHSQRARRGMEGYRREDIPMTTWFITGASKGFGREWAEAALERGDCVAATARDTSTLDALVERHGDAVLPIRLDVTDRDAGIAAVQRAAERFGSLDVVVNNAGFGQFGAIEEITEDEARGQFEANVFGALWITQAAVAIMRAQGSGHIVQVSSIGGISAFTNTGIYHASKWALEGLSQSLALEVAEFGIHVTLVEPAGYSTDWSGSSAKRSEPIPAYDGMRERRAEGYKTTTPGDPTATRDAILAIVDAEEPPLRIFLGDGPLAIAEKDYASRLETWRKWEDVSVAAHGKKDAGDS
- a CDS encoding HTTM domain-containing protein, with amino-acid sequence MLTRILTFIKWGGILELPVPWTRTVTIARALLALSAGSTYLMTPANVLFTPRDGELAARCADGLAWLAWPCWLPSDLIPIGQLTAGLLCFLFAIGWFPSATAVPLALALIALPLTSASPDGGDQLAGILGLLLIPVSVTDWRANPWTTDRSTGLLGGRVIIANSALWLIKLQIAVVYFIACLGKFGSEEWANGTALFYWVRNSVFGAPSPLRPAVDWITAQAPLVAALTWGTLVLEMSLAICVFLPTLFRVRVLLPVALAFHLGIWVILGVSSFAIVMWAALLLLVVPIGWSPELRRDSTASTTREQEICA
- a CDS encoding SdpA family antimicrobial peptide system protein, encoding MGFTPALILPARNEFAHLSKQLAPQGWAFFTKDVHSEFIVPYKVLDDDTLVRESLPVGASARWAFGLDRAGRSQGAEIAGFLQGVDEQRWTKCANADECRAVEETTAIQVRNGLNRPTLCGSTLLVASQPVPWEWRNLNAAPEEREALHVDVTC